The genomic interval CTGCAGCAGCATCGCGAAGATGAGACTGCCCGCCGTCACCATCGTGGTCTGGTCGTCGTTCAGTTTCACCGAAAGCCGCAAGAACTTCTGCATGTAGGTGGTGTAGGTGTAGAACGCCGCGGTGCCGCCCATGGTCAAGCCGACCACCAGCAAGACCTCGCGCGGATAGTTCATCAGCGCGCGGATCGAGCTCGACTTCTTGGTCACCTTCTGGCTGTTCTTGAAGGCGTCGGTCTCGTGCAGATTGCTGCGCATCAGCGCGGCGACGACGGCGAGCACGGCGCCGAAGGCGAACGGCACGCGCCAGCCCCAGGCGCGGATTTCCTCGGTCGACAGGAACACCTTCTGGAGCAGGAGCAGCACGAGGATGGCGCAGAGCTGGCCGCCGATCAGCGTCACATACTGGAAGCTGGAATAGAAGCCGCGGTTCTTCTCGTCGGCCACTTCGGTGAGATAGGTGGCGCTGGTGCCGTATTCGCCGCCGAGGCTCAGGCCCTGCAGGACGCGCGCAAGGCCGAGGATGATCGGCGCGGCGATCCCGATCGTCGCATAGGTCGGCGTCACCGCGATGATCAGCGAGCCGAAGCACATCATCACCACCGACAGCGTCAGCGCATTGCGTCGTCCGTAGCTGTCGGCGAGATGGCCGAACAGCCAGCCGCCGAGCGGCCGCACCAGGAAGCCGGCGGCAAACAGCAGGGCGGCGTTGAGCTGCTGCACCACCTCGTCGCCGTCAGGAAAGAACGCCTTGGCGAAATAGAGCGCGAAGGCCGCATAGGCGTAGAAATCGTACCACTCGACGAGATTGCCGACCGAGCCGATGAAGATCGCGCGCAGCCGTCGCTTCACATCGGCGAGATCGCTGCGGGGCTCGGCGCCCGCGGGGGCAAGGTTCTGGATCGAGGCTTCCTGTGAACTCACGACGTCCTCCAAGGGCTTGGTGTTTCCTGCGGGAAACGGCCGCTTGCTTGTTGGATCGCAAGGTGGCGCCGCCTCCGGACCAAAATGGTCTCGGCGCTCTTCAGCAACGGCCGTGCCAGTCAGTGGCAACATGGGACAAGGCCGGATTTGCCGATGTTTGGGGGTGATTTCGCGAGGAACGATCGCAGGGCACGCCACGACATCGGCGGAAATCCGCCGACGCGAACGGCGTCATTGGCGGATTTCCGCTGATCGGAGCTGCGCTCAGCCGTCCTTGCGGCCTGGCCGGACCAGCGAATATTTCGCCATCTTCTCGTTCAGGGTACGGCGGGGAACGCCGAGTTCTTCGGTGACGTCCGCGATTGACCAATCATGCTCGCGCAAGGTCGCCTCGATCAGCGTCCGCTCATAGGCCGCGACGCGGTCGGCAAGTGTGCGCCGTGGCGCACCCGGCTCGCCGCGCCGCAAGATTTCCGCAACGCTGCGGCCGGTCGCAGCTAACCCCAGCGCGTAGCGCTCGGCGACGTTCTTCAATTCGCGCACATTGCCCGGCCAGTCATGCCCAAGCAGCGCATCGAGATCGTCGGGCCGCAGCGGCGACAGCGCGCGGCCGGCGCCCTCGGCGGCAGCCGCCGCAAAATGCTCGAACAGGAGCAGCACGTCGTTGCCGCGCTCGCGCAGCGGCGGCAGGCCGATCTCGGCGGCGGCGAGGCGAAAATAAAGATCGGAGCGGAAGCGCCCGTCCCGGCTCTCGGCGGCCAGATCGCCCTTGGCAGCCGCAATCACCCGCACGTCCACCGGCACGAGCTTGTTCGATCCGACGCGCTCGATCGCGCGCTCCTGCAGCGCGCGAAGAATCTTGGCCTGGAACGGCAGCGGCATGCTCTCGATCTCGTCGAGCAGCAGCGTGCCGCCGGAGGCGTGCTCGAACTTGCCGATGCGGCTCGCCCGCGCGCCGGTGAAGGCGCCGGCCTCGTGGCCGAACAATTCGCTCTCGAACAGCTCGGCCGGGATCGCCGCGCAATTCACCGCGACAAACGGCGCTTTCGCGCGCGGGCCAAAATCGTGGAGCGCGCGCGCCACCACTTCCTTGCCGGTTCCAGTCTCGCCGGTGACGATGACGTCGCGGTCGTGGCCGGCAAGCTCCAGCACGCTGGCGCGCAGCGCGGCCATCGGTTTTGACAGACCGATCAGGCGGCTCTCGATCGCGCCGCTCGCCGCGAGCCTGCCAGCGAGCTCGCCGAGCTGCAATTTCAGCCGCCGCCGCTCGACGGCACGCGCGATCACCAGAGAGAGCTGCTCGGGATCGTGGGGCTTTTGCAG from Bradyrhizobium arachidis carries:
- a CDS encoding sigma-54 dependent transcriptional regulator; this translates as MSGAVLVVDDEDIVRDSVRQWLELGGFAVRTAAGAEEAMRLLKESPPDVVLSDFRMPQISGLELMRDVHRADPDIPVVLLTAHGDVPLAVAAMREGAYDFLQKPHDPEQLSLVIARAVERRRLKLQLGELAGRLAASGAIESRLIGLSKPMAALRASVLELAGHDRDVIVTGETGTGKEVVARALHDFGPRAKAPFVAVNCAAIPAELFESELFGHEAGAFTGARASRIGKFEHASGGTLLLDEIESMPLPFQAKILRALQERAIERVGSNKLVPVDVRVIAAAKGDLAAESRDGRFRSDLYFRLAAAEIGLPPLRERGNDVLLLFEHFAAAAAEGAGRALSPLRPDDLDALLGHDWPGNVRELKNVAERYALGLAATGRSVAEILRRGEPGAPRRTLADRVAAYERTLIEATLREHDWSIADVTEELGVPRRTLNEKMAKYSLVRPGRKDG
- a CDS encoding MFS transporter — protein: MQNLAPAGAEPRSDLADVKRRLRAIFIGSVGNLVEWYDFYAYAAFALYFAKAFFPDGDEVVQQLNAALLFAAGFLVRPLGGWLFGHLADSYGRRNALTLSVVMMCFGSLIIAVTPTYATIGIAAPIILGLARVLQGLSLGGEYGTSATYLTEVADEKNRGFYSSFQYVTLIGGQLCAILVLLLLQKVFLSTEEIRAWGWRVPFAFGAVLAVVAALMRSNLHETDAFKNSQKVTKKSSSIRALMNYPREVLLVVGLTMGGTAAFYTYTTYMQKFLRLSVKLNDDQTTMVTAGSLIFAMLLQPIYGAISDRIGRKWLLIGFGVSGTLFTIPLLTSLQAAHDAFTAFLLIAAAWMIVSGYTAINAVVKAELFPTSVRATGVGVPYALTVSIFGGTAESIALWFKSIGHESWFYYYLTGCIAISLLVYLTMRDTKKLSAMNRHE